The DNA window GGACGGGCCGATAGGGATTAACCGTTTCGAGAAAGAACCGACGCCCTGCAGTCGTCTTTGCGCGTCTGCTTTCGTGCCAGGCGACAAACAGTATCGTGCAGTCATTTGCCTCGCGATTTCAAGCAATCGGCAGATCCGACGACATCTTTCGCAGGGGGACGGAAAACTTTACGCTTCACGCTGTGTTGCCAGGGAGTTTCCACTTGCGGATTTGAGTCGCCATGAACGATCGCTTTCCTTCCCTCAGCGTCGCAGTCGCCCGGATGCGCCGCGGCGACTGGTCGCCCGTGGCGCTGGTCGAAGCCTGCCTGGCCCGGATCGAAAAACTGGAAGGCGAGGTCCAGGCCTGGACTTATGTGGCGGCCGATGAGGCCCGGCGCCAGGCGGCCGAACTGGCGGCTGTTCCGCCTGCGCAGCGCCGTGGTCTGCTCTGGGGCGCGCCGATCGCCGTGAAAGATATCGTCGATGTGGCCGGCATGCCGTGCGAAGCAGGCTCGCCCTTGCTGCGGGGACGCGTGGCCGCTGAAGATGCTCCCCTGGTCGTCCGGCTGAGGGCCGAAGGCGCCATCATCCTGGGAAAAACGGTCACCACGCAGTTCGCCTGTTTTGATCCCTCGCGGACGCATAATCCGTGGGACCTGGACTGTTCGCCAGGCGGCTCCAGCAGCGGCAGCGCGGCCGCAATCGCCTGCGGTATGTGCCTGGGCGCCATTGGCTCGCAGACCGGCGGGTCGATCATTCGCCCTGCCAGCTACTGCGGCGTCGCCGGATTCAAGCCGACCCATGGCGCCATCGATCTGTCCGGCGTAATCGCGGTCAGTCCCAGCCTGGATCATGCCGGCCCGCTGGCGCAGGACGCAACCGGCCTGATGGTCTTGTTCGGCGCATTGACGGGCCAGCCGGCGTCCGACCAACCGCTGCCCGAAGATTCGCCGTGCGAGCTGGTCCTGCTGGAGGACTACTTCGACGACGAAGTTTCTCTCGATGTGCGTCGCCACTTCGACGATGCCGTAGAAAATCTGCCGATTACGGGAAGCATCGTTTCGCCCCGGCCGCTGGCCGACGTCATCGCCTGGCACCGGACCATCATGGCCGCCGAGTGCGCCCTGGTGCATCGGGAACGCTATGCGGCTTCGCCTGAACAGTTCGCTCCGCATGTGGGCGCGCTGGTGCAAGAAGGCGGCCTGGTCAGCGCGGTCGATTACCTGGCCGCCAGGGCAGGGCAGAGGGAGTATCAGGCGGAACTCAACGCTTTGCTGGGAGACCGGATTGCCTTGACGCCCTCGACGGATGTCACGGCCCCTGACATGAGCACCACCGGCAATCCGCGGTTCCAGTCGCCAACCAGCTTCGCCGGGGTTCCCGCCGTGACGATTCCTTTCGACCTGGCCGTCGGCATGCCGTGCGGGCTGCAGTTGATCGGAGCGCAAGGGACCGACGCGCAGGTGCTGGAAACGGCCCGCTGGTGCGAGGACGAACTGGGCTTCGAGGCCGAACCGCCCTGGGTCAGGAGGAACGCACCCTGGACCGGCTTGCCCGACTGTTGACGCCGGTCGCACCGTGGCGATCCATTTGCACTATACTTGGGCGGGAAATGCCCTCGCGAACAGAGCCGCTGCCGCCGTCCTTCCCGTACGATCGTTCGCCCGCCTTTTGCAATCCGAGATGCCGCCGTGGCCAAGCCTGCCTCCCCGGAAGTCCCTTCGCCGACGCCTTCCTCCACTCCGCCTGTTGCTTCTTCTGCTGCCGGAACGCCCGCCTTGGGCAAGCGTCTGCAGTCGCTGGACGCTTACCGCGGCCTGATCATGATCACGCTGGCCTTCGGCGGTTTTGGTCTGGCGAAAACGGCGAAGAATTTCCACGAGCTCTACCCGGAGGCTTCGTACTGGGAATCGATCCAGTATCAGTTTTCCCATGCGGAATGGGTCGGCTGTTCTTACTGGGATTTGATTCAACCCTCGTTCATGTTTATGGTCGGCGTGTCGCTGGCCTGGTCGTTCGGCAAGCGGCGGGACCAGGGCGACTCCTATCCGCGGATGCTGCTGCATGCGGCCGCGCGCAGCCTGATCCTGGTCG is part of the Lignipirellula cremea genome and encodes:
- a CDS encoding amidase; translated protein: MNDRFPSLSVAVARMRRGDWSPVALVEACLARIEKLEGEVQAWTYVAADEARRQAAELAAVPPAQRRGLLWGAPIAVKDIVDVAGMPCEAGSPLLRGRVAAEDAPLVVRLRAEGAIILGKTVTTQFACFDPSRTHNPWDLDCSPGGSSSGSAAAIACGMCLGAIGSQTGGSIIRPASYCGVAGFKPTHGAIDLSGVIAVSPSLDHAGPLAQDATGLMVLFGALTGQPASDQPLPEDSPCELVLLEDYFDDEVSLDVRRHFDDAVENLPITGSIVSPRPLADVIAWHRTIMAAECALVHRERYAASPEQFAPHVGALVQEGGLVSAVDYLAARAGQREYQAELNALLGDRIALTPSTDVTAPDMSTTGNPRFQSPTSFAGVPAVTIPFDLAVGMPCGLQLIGAQGTDAQVLETARWCEDELGFEAEPPWVRRNAPWTGLPDC